From one uncultured Methanoregula sp. genomic stretch:
- the larC gene encoding nickel pincer cofactor biosynthesis protein LarC, protein MRVLILDPFRGAAGDMITGALLDCGADRDTVIRAMASVVSEPAITRVTRAGIRALKVDTRSTPAHRTLADVEGRLDEAAASVPAPALAMARRIFRRINDAEEEVHGHHVHFHEVGADDAIADIIGACTALHTLAVDRIQILPITLGGGTGTGSHGTFPIPAPATAAILKQTRLATISGSHTGELCTPTGAAILAEFATLAVNDLPAYTITATGYGAGTRDPKHTPNVLRAMIVETAGTVAGGMPEDTVDILETNVDDVSGEVIAHAIALFMDAGARDASATPIIMKKGRPGFLIRVISLPDTSAVLAELMARDLGTLGIRCIPAVHRFIAERTIEEVDIEIAGKHRKIPVKCGWMHGSVYTLKAEYEPARKFAAEIGVPVRNVLRLIEDTAWERVRK, encoded by the coding sequence ATGCGAGTTCTCATTCTTGATCCGTTCAGAGGTGCGGCTGGCGATATGATCACCGGAGCCCTGCTCGACTGCGGGGCGGACCGCGATACGGTCATCCGGGCGATGGCGTCAGTGGTATCCGAACCCGCCATCACCCGGGTTACCCGGGCGGGGATCCGTGCCCTCAAAGTGGACACCCGGTCGACACCGGCTCACCGGACACTGGCAGATGTGGAGGGGAGACTCGATGAGGCTGCTGCCAGTGTCCCGGCACCAGCGCTTGCAATGGCCCGCAGGATATTCAGACGGATCAATGATGCAGAAGAGGAAGTCCATGGCCACCATGTTCACTTCCATGAGGTCGGTGCTGATGATGCGATTGCGGATATCATCGGGGCCTGCACGGCTCTCCACACGCTCGCGGTAGACAGGATACAGATCCTGCCAATTACCCTCGGGGGAGGGACCGGGACCGGCTCGCACGGCACCTTCCCGATTCCTGCCCCGGCCACTGCCGCCATCCTGAAACAGACCCGGCTCGCCACGATCTCCGGCAGCCATACGGGAGAACTCTGCACGCCCACCGGGGCTGCCATTCTCGCGGAATTTGCCACGCTGGCTGTCAATGACCTGCCGGCATATACCATCACCGCCACCGGATACGGTGCCGGAACCCGTGACCCCAAGCACACCCCGAACGTGCTCCGGGCCATGATAGTGGAGACAGCCGGAACCGTTGCCGGCGGGATGCCGGAAGATACCGTAGATATCCTCGAAACGAACGTGGACGATGTCAGCGGCGAGGTGATCGCCCATGCCATTGCACTCTTTATGGATGCCGGTGCACGGGACGCCAGCGCAACACCTATCATCATGAAGAAAGGCCGCCCGGGATTCCTCATCCGGGTCATCAGCCTCCCGGATACCAGCGCAGTCCTTGCAGAACTGATGGCCCGGGATCTCGGAACGCTCGGTATCCGCTGCATCCCGGCTGTCCACCGGTTCATTGCGGAGCGCACGATCGAGGAAGTTGATATCGAAATCGCCGGGAAACACCGGAAGATACCCGTGAAATGCGGGTGGATGCATGGTTCGGTCTACACCCTCAAGGCGGAGTACGAACCGGCCCGGAAATTCGCTGCCGAGATCGGGGTGCCGGTCCGGAATGTGCTCAGATTAATTGAAGATACGGCGTGGGAACGGGTCCGGAAGTAA
- a CDS encoding CDC48 family AAA ATPase, with amino-acid sequence MPEVQLRVDSAYPGDQGGGKARLDPETMLLLKISPGDLVVIEGKRRTVAKVWRSLVEDWNQRKIRIDNFTRQNAGVSIGDTVKISKITDEIEAKRVVLAPPEDLPKKIPIANNPHVVNGLIDFPVVKNDTIPIMLGLPFIQPQIVGFKVVEVEPEEAVIITKNTSIEFSDKPAAGFEGVKRFSYEDIGGLKDELQRLRETIELPLRHPELFQKLGIEPPKGVLLYGPPGTGKTLIAKAVASESGAHFISIAGPEVISKYYGESEQRLREVFEEARENAPSIIFIDELDSIAPRREEVTGEVERRVVAQLLTMMDGLEERGQVVVIGATNRVDAIDAALRRPGRFDREIEIGVPSEPDRIEILKIHTRGMPLSEDVSLDTLAQQTHGFVGADIAALAREAAIRALRRYLPDLDLDAEEIPAEVLDTLKVYASDFRSAQRDVGPSAMREVMLEVSHVKWQNVGGLESAKTEVREAIELPLTDRQKFEDLGIEPPRGILLYGPPGTGKTLIAKAVASESGANFIPVRGPQLLSKWVGESERAVREVFKKARQVSPSIIFFDEIDALAPSRGSSSDSHVSDNVLNQILTEMDGLEELKDVVVMGATNRPDIVDPALLRAGRFDRLVYIGEPTLDDRKKIISIHTRFMPVEGSTLEEVVRLTEKYSEDAIAELVEKLGKDKTVNCSDLKPLVTPPPEESAGLPTGSRRKRLIELFSENNLVFADPARESLAASLAAETEGFVGSDLEALCREAGMLALRDNVSVVTRQHFAEAQKKVHPTMNENLRDYYGKIQQFFKGGLPKKVQPMEYQ; translated from the coding sequence ATGCCTGAAGTGCAATTGAGGGTGGATTCCGCGTATCCCGGCGATCAGGGTGGCGGAAAAGCCCGGCTGGATCCCGAGACGATGCTGCTTCTCAAGATCTCGCCCGGCGATCTGGTTGTAATCGAGGGAAAACGCAGGACCGTTGCCAAAGTCTGGCGGTCGCTTGTCGAGGACTGGAACCAGCGCAAGATACGGATCGATAACTTCACCCGGCAGAATGCCGGTGTCAGTATCGGCGATACGGTAAAGATTTCCAAGATTACCGACGAGATCGAAGCGAAACGGGTTGTCCTTGCACCCCCGGAAGATCTCCCAAAGAAGATCCCGATAGCCAACAACCCGCATGTGGTCAACGGGCTCATCGATTTTCCGGTGGTCAAGAATGACACCATCCCGATCATGCTCGGTCTCCCGTTCATCCAGCCCCAGATTGTCGGGTTCAAGGTCGTGGAAGTTGAACCGGAGGAAGCTGTCATCATCACCAAGAATACCTCCATCGAATTCTCGGACAAGCCGGCAGCAGGCTTTGAGGGAGTAAAACGGTTCAGCTATGAGGATATCGGCGGATTAAAAGACGAGCTCCAGCGTCTCCGGGAAACAATCGAGCTCCCGCTCCGTCACCCCGAGCTCTTCCAGAAACTCGGGATAGAACCTCCCAAGGGAGTCCTCCTGTACGGTCCACCCGGGACAGGTAAGACGCTCATCGCAAAGGCGGTAGCAAGTGAGAGCGGTGCGCACTTCATCTCGATTGCCGGCCCCGAAGTAATTTCGAAATATTATGGCGAGAGCGAGCAGCGCCTCCGCGAAGTCTTCGAGGAAGCCCGCGAGAATGCTCCCTCGATCATCTTCATCGATGAACTGGACTCCATAGCCCCCCGCCGCGAGGAAGTGACCGGGGAAGTCGAGCGCCGGGTTGTTGCCCAGCTCCTCACCATGATGGATGGTCTCGAGGAACGCGGGCAGGTCGTGGTCATCGGTGCCACAAACCGGGTAGACGCGATTGACGCCGCCCTCAGGAGGCCGGGCCGGTTCGATCGCGAGATCGAGATCGGTGTCCCAAGCGAACCCGACCGTATCGAGATCCTGAAGATCCACACCCGGGGCATGCCGTTATCCGAGGATGTCAGCCTTGATACCCTTGCCCAGCAGACCCATGGTTTTGTCGGTGCTGACATTGCCGCCCTTGCCCGCGAGGCGGCAATCCGTGCCCTCCGCCGTTACCTGCCGGATCTCGACCTTGATGCAGAGGAGATCCCGGCCGAGGTTCTTGACACACTCAAGGTGTATGCGAGCGACTTCCGGAGCGCCCAGCGGGATGTCGGACCGAGTGCTATGCGGGAAGTGATGCTCGAAGTTTCGCATGTGAAATGGCAGAACGTGGGGGGTCTGGAATCTGCCAAGACCGAAGTCCGCGAGGCAATCGAACTCCCGCTCACCGACCGGCAGAAGTTCGAGGATCTCGGTATCGAACCCCCGCGCGGTATCCTTCTCTATGGTCCCCCCGGGACAGGAAAGACACTCATAGCAAAAGCTGTTGCGAGCGAGAGCGGGGCGAACTTCATCCCCGTTCGTGGCCCCCAGCTCCTCTCCAAGTGGGTAGGGGAAAGCGAGCGGGCAGTCCGCGAGGTCTTCAAGAAGGCCCGGCAGGTCTCCCCCTCGATCATCTTCTTTGACGAGATTGATGCCCTTGCCCCCTCGCGGGGTTCTAGCAGCGATTCCCATGTCAGCGATAACGTCCTTAACCAGATCTTAACCGAGATGGATGGCCTCGAGGAACTCAAGGATGTCGTGGTTATGGGTGCAACGAACCGCCCGGATATCGTGGACCCGGCACTCCTGAGAGCAGGCCGGTTTGACCGTCTCGTGTATATTGGGGAACCCACACTCGATGACCGCAAAAAGATCATCAGTATCCACACCCGTTTCATGCCGGTCGAGGGATCAACGCTCGAAGAGGTTGTCCGGCTGACGGAGAAATATTCCGAGGATGCGATCGCGGAACTGGTCGAGAAGCTCGGCAAGGACAAGACGGTTAACTGCAGCGATCTCAAACCCCTCGTCACTCCGCCGCCAGAGGAGAGTGCCGGCCTGCCCACCGGGTCGCGCCGCAAACGGCTCATCGAATTATTCTCGGAGAATAACCTGGTCTTTGCCGATCCCGCGAGGGAGAGTCTCGCGGCCTCCCTTGCTGCCGAGACCGAAGGCTTTGTTGGCTCGGACCTCGAAGCCCTCTGCCGGGAAGCCGGCATGCTCGCCCTCAGGGATAACGTATCCGTAGTGACCCGGCAGCATTTTGCCGAGGCGCAGAAGAAGGTCCACCCGACCATGAACGAGAACCTGCGCGATTACTATGGCAAGATCCAGCAGTTCTTCAAAGGCGGACTCCCAAAGAAAGTCCAGCCGATGGAATACCAGTAA
- a CDS encoding sulfite exporter TauE/SafE family protein gives MDPLIQSACLFFTGIIAGTVSGLFGIGGGSLMTPVQFWLYTAGGMDSTLATRLAFGTSLAVIIPTMISGALGHHRHGAVDWKAAAPMGLTAIFGGIAGGMVASHIPGSVLRIFFAVFILIMAIRMVWHLRECPACEPRGSSVQYLFIGFFIGILSGLTGLGGGALLVPILVIFLGYPIHRAVGTSSACLIFSAAGAVIAYVINGLGVAGLPPYSIGYVDLLTFSILAVTTIPLARLGVRFAHSCSGRNLQIIFAGLMVLIGVLMLVSG, from the coding sequence ATGGATCCCCTCATCCAGTCTGCCTGCCTCTTTTTCACGGGGATTATTGCCGGTACTGTATCCGGACTGTTTGGTATCGGGGGCGGCTCCCTGATGACCCCGGTCCAGTTCTGGCTGTATACCGCCGGGGGGATGGACTCCACACTTGCAACCCGTCTTGCTTTCGGTACATCGCTGGCCGTGATAATCCCGACAATGATAAGCGGGGCGCTCGGACATCACCGGCACGGGGCTGTGGACTGGAAGGCTGCCGCTCCGATGGGCCTTACCGCCATCTTCGGAGGCATTGCCGGGGGAATGGTTGCTTCCCACATTCCGGGCAGTGTCCTCCGGATATTCTTTGCCGTTTTTATTCTTATCATGGCCATCCGCATGGTCTGGCACCTCCGGGAATGCCCTGCCTGCGAGCCCCGTGGATCATCTGTCCAGTATCTTTTCATCGGGTTTTTCATCGGCATCTTATCGGGACTGACCGGGCTCGGCGGCGGTGCCCTGCTGGTGCCCATCCTCGTCATCTTCCTTGGCTATCCGATCCACCGGGCGGTTGGGACCTCCTCGGCCTGCCTCATCTTCTCTGCGGCTGGGGCCGTTATTGCGTATGTCATCAACGGCCTTGGGGTCGCAGGGCTGCCACCGTACTCAATCGGGTACGTGGATCTTCTCACGTTTTCGATTCTCGCTGTCACCACCATCCCGCTGGCCCGGCTTGGCGTGCGGTTCGCCCACAGCTGCTCAGGCCGGAACCTGCAGATCATCTTTGCCGGGCTCATGGTGCTGATTGGTGTGCTGATGCTTGTGAGCGGCTAA
- a CDS encoding isochorismatase family cysteine hydrolase — MEKAALLIIDMQNDFVLEGKPLKVAGAPAVIPKIQAVLAEFRKRTLPVIHVLRVHRKDGSDVEIIRRDRFAKVPFAVEGTHGAAVIDELAPLPGEYILKKTRMSAFIATELDLMLRTLGVTTLVVCGIQTPNCVRTTVFDGIAYNYPVMLVDDATGAASDEIHRANVRDMQNIGIQVVHAAGVGKLIDSLNAGT; from the coding sequence ATGGAAAAAGCAGCACTTCTTATCATCGATATGCAGAACGATTTTGTCCTGGAGGGAAAACCGCTGAAAGTTGCAGGGGCACCGGCAGTGATCCCGAAGATCCAGGCTGTGCTTGCCGAATTCAGGAAGCGAACCCTGCCGGTCATCCATGTGCTCCGGGTGCACCGGAAGGATGGATCGGACGTGGAGATCATCCGCCGGGATCGTTTCGCGAAGGTACCCTTTGCAGTGGAAGGGACACACGGAGCCGCCGTCATAGACGAACTGGCGCCTCTTCCCGGGGAATATATTCTTAAAAAGACCCGGATGAGCGCATTTATCGCAACTGAACTCGATCTGATGCTCAGGACCCTTGGTGTCACGACTCTTGTGGTCTGCGGCATCCAGACCCCCAACTGCGTCCGGACAACCGTCTTCGACGGGATTGCGTACAATTATCCGGTCATGCTCGTTGATGATGCAACCGGGGCAGCGTCCGATGAAATCCACCGGGCTAATGTCCGGGACATGCAGAATATCGGCATACAGGTCGTACATGCTGCAGGTGTCGGGAAACTAATCGATTCGCTGAACGCGGGAACGTAA
- a CDS encoding acyltransferase family protein codes for MAEKIAYLDGLRGLAAFAVFAGHFAPGFIICSSYFVSILVAIFFFGRLFVVSIFFVLSGYVPTYAFFKTGNHEILVESSLEPIHPYHSAALFTQVSEVSET; via the coding sequence ATGGCAGAGAAGATTGCTTATCTTGACGGTCTGCGGGGTCTTGCCGCGTTTGCGGTTTTTGCAGGGCATTTTGCTCCGGGTTTTATCATCTGCTCCTCATATTTCGTTTCCATCCTTGTGGCAATCTTCTTTTTTGGCCGCCTGTTCGTAGTATCGATCTTTTTTGTGCTAAGCGGCTACGTTCCTACGTACGCATTTTTCAAAACCGGAAACCACGAGATTCTGGTAGAATCCTCCTTGGAACCTATCCATCCATACCATTCGGCAGCTCTCTTTACTCAGGTATCGGAAGTTTCGGAGACCTGA
- a CDS encoding class I adenylate-forming enzyme family protein, which yields MSNVTTLLDAKSVPEAKAALVCPSRNETYSYKKLREEMNRVGLGLLTLGVKKGDRVCIYLDSSPEYLISYFAIWRIGAVAVPTNIVYRGEELLHVINDAGACAVITDGKGVEIIAGIRKNAPTLSHIISIGGHGEGITAWSSFVVANPAMRAVNCSTEDLCHIQYTAGTTGNPKGAMLTHGNWMTALDTERDALRLRPVDIYLGIYPMGHVGLSWGLSVIRAGGTYVMMERFDLDSYLALAERYNVSILAGMPPVIYSLVHSPPGTEERLKTARVIISGGGQLLPSVWEAFDRRYHIPVANSYGLSETIVIGSGTTTLPEYPHLTKDFQSVGVAVGYTELRIVDAGDPEKEQAAGENGEIAIRGPAVAKGYWNLPNATREVFRHDGWFLTGDIGNLDTDGILCITDRKKDMIIMSGWKIYPTEVENVIIQHPAVMDVAVFGVPDERKGEIPVAALVLRPGSSLSEAELETYCRDHLAGYKIPRRLVITESLPRVHGWKLLRRDLRKKFGDLRP from the coding sequence ATGTCCAACGTCACTACCCTGCTTGATGCAAAGAGCGTTCCGGAAGCCAAAGCAGCACTCGTCTGCCCCTCACGGAACGAGACCTACAGTTATAAAAAACTCCGGGAAGAGATGAACCGGGTAGGCCTTGGTCTCCTCACCCTCGGTGTAAAAAAAGGCGACCGGGTCTGCATCTATCTCGACAGTTCACCGGAATACCTGATCAGCTACTTTGCTATCTGGCGTATTGGCGCGGTTGCCGTTCCCACCAACATCGTTTACCGTGGTGAGGAACTGCTGCACGTAATCAATGACGCAGGCGCCTGTGCCGTCATCACTGACGGGAAGGGAGTGGAGATTATTGCAGGTATCCGGAAGAATGCCCCGACGCTATCTCATATCATCTCTATCGGGGGTCATGGTGAAGGAATTACTGCCTGGAGTTCGTTTGTTGTGGCAAATCCGGCCATGCGGGCTGTAAACTGTTCAACAGAAGATCTCTGTCATATCCAGTATACTGCGGGAACCACCGGTAACCCTAAAGGTGCCATGCTCACGCATGGCAACTGGATGACGGCTCTCGACACCGAACGCGACGCTCTCCGGCTGCGTCCGGTTGACATCTATCTCGGCATCTACCCGATGGGCCATGTCGGGCTGTCATGGGGACTTTCGGTAATCCGGGCCGGTGGCACGTACGTGATGATGGAACGGTTCGATCTTGATTCGTATCTTGCTCTCGCGGAGAGATACAATGTCTCGATCCTTGCCGGTATGCCGCCGGTTATCTACTCACTTGTCCATTCACCTCCGGGAACGGAAGAGCGGCTGAAAACCGCGAGGGTAATCATATCCGGCGGGGGTCAGCTTCTCCCCTCGGTCTGGGAAGCATTTGACCGGCGGTATCACATTCCGGTGGCAAACTCGTACGGGCTGTCGGAAACGATCGTGATCGGGTCCGGGACAACCACCCTTCCCGAATACCCGCACTTGACCAAGGATTTCCAGAGTGTCGGGGTTGCGGTCGGGTATACCGAGCTGCGAATCGTGGATGCCGGCGATCCGGAGAAGGAACAGGCTGCGGGTGAGAACGGCGAGATTGCAATCCGGGGGCCGGCAGTGGCAAAAGGGTACTGGAACCTGCCCAACGCAACCCGCGAAGTGTTCCGGCACGATGGCTGGTTCCTCACGGGCGATATCGGGAATCTGGACACGGACGGGATTCTCTGCATCACGGACCGGAAAAAGGACATGATCATCATGTCTGGCTGGAAGATCTATCCAACTGAAGTGGAGAACGTTATTATCCAGCATCCTGCCGTAATGGATGTAGCTGTTTTCGGGGTTCCCGATGAGCGTAAAGGCGAGATCCCAGTTGCCGCCCTGGTACTCAGGCCCGGCAGTTCGCTCTCTGAAGCTGAACTTGAAACGTACTGCCGCGATCACCTGGCCGGCTACAAGATCCCGCGCCGTCTCGTGATAACCGAATCGCTGCCACGGGTCCATGGCTGGAAATTGCTCAGAAGGGATCTCCGGAAAAAATTCGGTGATTTACGGCCCTGA
- a CDS encoding ATPase domain-containing protein produces the protein MDTRTRIQDLPVSGRTKRRSTGIVGLNLLLDGGFPEGTLIMIYGTAVAGVDLAAKQFWKAEGGEEGTYLMNDGDVEIGMIDAIDLHPEMYLQQMAGSRLVVDSLSTIIIRYGIDGALKFLTLAREAIRNRGANLVFVVYSGIHTPMEITRVMRAADIVIEFKTDVHQSEIERTLAVHKIRNAAAPQRLLPFIITEKGIEASTTSRVV, from the coding sequence TTGGACACACGAACCCGTATCCAGGATCTCCCGGTCAGCGGAAGAACAAAAAGACGATCCACCGGTATTGTAGGGCTCAACCTGCTTCTTGATGGCGGGTTTCCCGAGGGGACCCTTATCATGATCTACGGGACAGCGGTTGCCGGTGTCGACCTTGCAGCGAAACAGTTCTGGAAGGCGGAGGGAGGAGAAGAAGGTACGTACCTGATGAACGACGGCGATGTTGAGATCGGCATGATCGATGCCATCGACCTTCACCCTGAGATGTACCTCCAGCAGATGGCGGGCAGCCGGCTCGTGGTGGATTCGCTCTCAACTATCATCATCAGATATGGTATCGATGGTGCCCTTAAGTTCCTCACTCTCGCCCGCGAAGCGATCAGAAATCGCGGGGCAAACCTGGTGTTTGTGGTCTATTCAGGTATTCACACCCCGATGGAGATAACCAGGGTCATGCGGGCAGCAGATATTGTCATCGAGTTCAAGACCGATGTCCACCAGAGCGAGATCGAGCGGACGCTCGCAGTGCACAAGATCCGGAATGCTGCTGCACCCCAGCGACTGCTGCCGTTCATCATCACTGAAAAAGGGATCGAGGCATCGACAACATCGAGAGTTGTGTAA
- a CDS encoding C39 family peptidase, translating to MRRLYLILTICLVIPVMALAISMVFTHVPPEPAPSGIRYGLDIPVPEPRYYTGVDFDTLKSNDHLTVIPLKSYRQQMTNYSCGPVAAMTVMSYYGKPLPNTDAEEERVAREMNPTVSTDTGINPVQITTWFNRNGWNATWGTNGTGAMLRENLKNGIPTMVEWMDWGGHWVVVVGYDTRGTETSWDDVIIFADSVDSHDDRVDGVTYFNYGEFDAMWFDAHYFPNGMNNRVYIVAVPGTAGTR from the coding sequence ATGCGGCGGCTTTACCTGATCCTGACCATCTGCCTTGTTATTCCGGTTATGGCACTTGCCATCAGCATGGTTTTTACCCATGTACCTCCGGAGCCGGCCCCCTCTGGCATCAGGTATGGCCTTGACATCCCTGTTCCCGAACCCCGGTACTACACCGGTGTTGATTTCGATACCCTGAAATCCAACGATCACCTCACAGTAATCCCGCTGAAAAGTTACCGGCAGCAGATGACCAACTACAGCTGCGGGCCGGTAGCGGCCATGACCGTCATGTCGTATTACGGAAAGCCCCTGCCCAATACCGATGCTGAGGAGGAACGTGTTGCCAGGGAGATGAATCCTACGGTATCCACTGACACCGGCATCAACCCGGTGCAGATCACCACATGGTTCAACCGCAATGGCTGGAACGCCACATGGGGAACGAACGGTACCGGCGCCATGCTCCGCGAGAACCTTAAAAACGGCATTCCCACGATGGTGGAATGGATGGACTGGGGCGGTCACTGGGTAGTGGTTGTCGGGTATGACACCAGGGGAACGGAAACCAGCTGGGATGATGTTATCATCTTTGCTGATTCTGTGGACAGCCATGATGACAGGGTGGACGGTGTCACGTACTTCAATTACGGGGAGTTCGATGCAATGTGGTTCGATGCCCATTATTTCCCGAACGGCATGAACAACCGGGTCTATATTGTGGCCGTGCCGGGAACTGCCGGGACACGCTGA
- a CDS encoding AN1-type zinc finger protein: protein MAACENCGTECALPFTCQHCGGVFCPDCRLPPNHNCAGIGRWNRKPRPSVNVNYGKGGGVTVIGGGHLPDGRRDTKKKSQEGISYLKIMLVVIILILAGLALLVMTGYPIR from the coding sequence ATGGCTGCTTGCGAAAACTGCGGTACCGAGTGCGCGCTCCCGTTCACCTGCCAGCACTGCGGAGGAGTTTTCTGCCCGGACTGCCGCCTCCCCCCCAACCATAACTGTGCCGGCATTGGCAGATGGAACCGGAAGCCCCGCCCATCAGTCAATGTGAACTATGGCAAGGGGGGTGGCGTCACCGTGATTGGTGGGGGACATCTCCCGGATGGCCGCCGTGATACCAAGAAAAAATCACAAGAAGGAATTTCGTACCTGAAGATCATGCTTGTGGTGATCATCCTTATCCTTGCCGGACTCGCGCTGCTCGTAATGACCGGGTACCCGATCCGGTAA
- a CDS encoding DUF6790 family protein yields MADETVTAREATLLFWATMAVSMAGIFLGIFFSFTSIDLAVRVAAALLVGIVGIISFFRHSVYFRSDQVRMGWHQDHPAFQLEVGYANLAIGIWALVAAVFNGSALACGLVLAIYGTYLLCTLFLHAAEAADTRYKNIPADRQRAVRSVLSTLFFVLFLFGFAFIAFARAGLVPFMHL; encoded by the coding sequence ATGGCAGATGAAACCGTTACAGCGCGTGAAGCCACGTTGCTCTTCTGGGCAACCATGGCAGTATCCATGGCGGGAATATTCCTTGGCATCTTCTTCTCGTTCACCAGCATCGATCTCGCAGTCCGAGTCGCCGCAGCACTGCTTGTGGGCATTGTCGGTATCATCAGCTTTTTCCGGCACTCGGTGTACTTCCGGTCTGACCAGGTGAGGATGGGCTGGCACCAGGACCATCCGGCGTTCCAGCTCGAAGTTGGCTACGCGAACCTCGCCATCGGGATCTGGGCGCTGGTTGCGGCAGTATTTAACGGAAGTGCACTTGCCTGCGGGCTGGTGCTCGCTATATACGGCACGTACCTGCTCTGCACGCTCTTCCTCCATGCAGCCGAAGCTGCCGACACGAGATACAAAAACATTCCGGCGGACCGGCAGCGGGCAGTGCGCAGTGTCCTTTCCACCCTGTTCTTTGTCCTCTTCCTCTTCGGGTTCGCTTTCATCGCGTTTGCCCGTGCAGGGCTTGTACCATTTATGCATCTGTGA
- a CDS encoding type II toxin-antitoxin system PemK/MazF family toxin: MGQYMRGDVLLASVALDERQVAKTRPVVVVSTTGTGELRVCPVSSKPPSDAPCLPLSIDDFDSGGLDLFSESYVMTSRIVTIRTGGVIGKKGRLRAEFTDEIFRQVPVSLLSETKPEPWKNGRRFRR; this comes from the coding sequence ATGGGGCAGTACATGAGGGGGGATGTCCTTCTCGCATCCGTTGCTCTTGACGAGCGGCAGGTGGCAAAGACCCGGCCTGTGGTTGTGGTTTCCACTACCGGGACCGGCGAGCTCCGGGTCTGCCCGGTCAGCAGTAAACCCCCCAGCGATGCGCCCTGCCTGCCGTTATCGATCGATGATTTCGATTCCGGGGGACTCGATCTCTTCTCAGAGAGTTACGTGATGACCTCCCGTATCGTGACAATCAGGACCGGCGGGGTGATCGGAAAGAAAGGCCGGCTCCGGGCGGAATTCACCGATGAGATCTTCCGGCAGGTTCCGGTCTCACTGCTGTCGGAAACGAAGCCGGAGCCATGGAAGAATGGCAGACGCTTCCGTCGCTGA